From the Piliocolobus tephrosceles isolate RC106 chromosome 14, ASM277652v3, whole genome shotgun sequence genome, the window ATCTGCATGGAGACATGGCTCAGCATGGCCAGGCCCCGCCACCCTCAGGGTCCTGTGGCAGGTGTGCTGTGTGGCCACAAGCGAGGATGCCAGGTCAAGTGGCCTTTGAGGGGGGAAGGGAGGTGCCCAGGGTGCTTGCCCAGCGGAGACCCCTGCACAGGGCGTGGGCGGCAGCGGCACAGCCCCCTCCCTCCTTGTCATCGGGTTGCAGACCCTGGTGGTCCCTCAGTGGGCCCGTCCCCCAGAGCCCAGCAAGACACAGCTGCCTCCCTGCTTTCCCTGGGCCAGGAGCCCCCCTGGAGTTGGTGCCAGGATGGGTCCCCCCAGTTTAGGGTCAAGCTGTTGGAGGCTTAACTAAAATCCCCAGAGTCAGTGCTCACCGGAATATGGCCCAGGCCCTGGAGAAAGGGGACCCCCGGCTGTCAGGCCAGGAGGAGCCTGGCTTCCACTTACAGTTGATGGTGTATTCCCCACTCTTCTCTGTCTTCTCGCAGACCACAACCACGGCCACACACTCCCCCTGCACCCTGGAAGCCAGCCAGGAAGAGGCCGGGAGTGGAGCTCCAGCCCCCTGGATGTGCGATGGCAGAGTGCACCCCTCCTCCAGGACACAGGCTCCCCCTCCCAGTGCCCGGGCCTCATTCCACAGCCCTGAGTTCTTGGGCTGGGCCCTGCTGCAGCCCACCCAACACCCTCATCTCCTTGAGCCTCACCCCAGCCCCAGAAGGGGGGCGATTTCATCTCCATGTTTGGGGAGAGCATGGCGCCAGGTCGACCATGTCCCTGCTCCCGCCTCACCCCGCCCCCAGGGATCACACGTAGAGGCTCAGGCTCTCGCCAGAGTGTGAGTCAGTGAgtgtgtgagcctgtgtgtgCAAGAGTGAGAGTATGCGTTGGGGTGGCAGGGGCATGGGTCTTCCTGATGCCAGCTGAGATGGGCAACACGCACATGAATTCGAAATCAAATTTTAGGCTGCTGTTCTTCAAATGTTCTATATTCCGGACGAAGACCCTCAAGTCCCCGTTTTCTTTAATCCGATTCAGGTCATCTGAGGCCATGAAAATAGAATACCAGACCCCCGAAACCTGAAGACAAAGAGTTCCAGTGGGTGGGGGCCGCGGGATAGCCCTGGGCATGCTTAGCGACCACAGTCTTCCCTCCCAGGGCTCCCAGCCAGATCCCCTCCGCCCTTCCAGGGCCCTCTCTGCCCCCCAGGTCTCCCGTCTGTCCCCATATCCCCCCTTTGCCCCCAAGGTCCCCCCTCTGCTCACAGAATGCCTCTGCCCTTCCAGGGCCCCCTCTGCCCGCCCCAGGTCTCTCCTCTGCCCCCCTAGGTTCCCCTCTGTCCTCTCAAGGCCCTTCTCTCCACCCTCTCCCACCAAGTCCCCCTCTTTTCCCCAGGTCTCCCTTCTACTTCTAGGAACCCCTCTGTCCTTTTAGGGCCCCAATCTCCCTGCTGGCCACCACTCCACTCTCCAGGTttcccctctgccctcccaggGCCCCTTCTAACCTTTCAGGACCCCAGTCACCCTCCCAGGCCTCCCCCACCCAACCCTCCCAGAGTAACCCCTGCCCtcccaggcctccccagcctgaCCCTCCTGGAGTAacccctgccctccccaggctGCTGTCACAGCCTGGGGAGGAGAGGTGGGCTCCCCTTGGACCCGCCGCCGTGGTCACAGGTCAGAGACCCCAGGCTGGGGGAGGACCGTTTCCTTGAAGCCTGGCCCCTTCCCCACACACCCCAACGCAGACGCACCCTGGCCATGTTGTAGTTCCTCTGCACAACGGCGCGGGGATTGAACTCCTGGGCCGCGACGACGCTCAGCCCCAGGCTCAGCAGAAGCAGAGCCATCCTTGCCGTGGATGCCTCGGCCCTTGGCCCACCCCCTTTATACCCTGCTGCCCTGCGGCTTCCAGCCCCGCGGGGCGGCCCACTCCCTGGCCCGTCCACACACATCCTGTGCCCACTGGGCATGCAgccaaaggccctgaggctggtGCCCTGTCCACCATGGGAAGATCACCCACTCCCTTGTGGCCGCTTCCTGGATCTGTGGACAAAGGGACCTGCTGTGCCCTCACTGGAGGCAGGCACCCGGTCCCAAAGGCAGGGGACAGCCTCTCAGCCTGCAAGAGGACCCGTGGTGGCTGTGTCCGCAGGGTACAGGGTGTCCCTGTTCCCCTCCCGCCCCCTCCCGCTCCTTCCCCAGCACAGCATCTGGGGCCAGAGCCTATCGTGAGTCACCGTGTCCCCGGACTCAACTGAGGGCCGCATGCTTATTCTCTCCTTATTCTCTCCGCCCAGTAATGAGATGCAGACGAGCTGGGAAACTAGAGAGTTTGCTTCTGTCACCGGGTACAGGGAGAAGGCCGGGAAAATAgtaccagaccaactcaaaattgcAGTTTTCCAGAGCTTGTATACCTTCGAAGCTGTATGTCTACGTggacgtgtgcattcatctaaagacagaAGTGATGAACTTCTGCTAATGTATAATGAAGgcctgagtcctgaagaccttcctctggtgCCTCAGGAAATGTACTTAATTTAGGggggtccaggtgctggggtgattacccttatctcaTCTCCTGCTGAATCATGGAAGTTTGGGGAGGTCCTTTAGaccccaataaaacttgtttaatcccaAACGGGTCCcgttaagaattccttcattatcttgtcatgcttcaaggcccaggaagggcctgggcaaaactcttggtgggcttttgttacattctaGCCTTTGTTGAAGGGCGTTGGCTCTTTCAGCTTTTAATCTTTAACTTCACCACTCAGTCAGTGCTGAGACGGTTGTCATGGAGGCCAGCCTATTCAGCCgctagtgagacctggcctgccgcAGTCCCCACTGTCGAATTATGCataattggccgggtgcggtggctcaagcctgtaatcccagcactttgggaggccaagacgggcggatcacgaggtcaggagatcgagaccatcctggctaatatggtgaaaccctgtttctactaaaaaatacaaaaatctagccgggcgaggtggcgggcgcctgtagtcccagctactcgggaggctgaggcaggagaatggcgtgaacccgggaggcagagcttgcagtgagctgagatctggccactgcactccagcctgggtgacagagcgaggctccgtctcaaaaaaaaaaaaaaaaaaaaaaaaagattttgcatGATTGCTATCATGcttgtatatgtatttattatgagAATCATGGGGGCATGGGGCATTATAGTCTTTCTGGCTATTTCCTGCTGATAGGAGGTCGTTGTTACGGGGCACCGAATGCAGTGTTGGAGTGAAGGAGGTTGATTTGTTCCTAGTAGTACTCTCTGTTTCGGGGGCCTAGAGGCAGCACCTGCTGAAATAGTATGAGCTGGAGGGATGTTTTGGAACAATATGCAACAGCAATACATTCCGCGACGTAAATGATGCCGGTGCCTGCAAGGATGGCCTGCTGTGCAAAGGATGCTCAGCCCCTAGGAAGACCCTCCGCTAAGCCACGATGCGATCCGGCCATTCACTGATAGCCTAGGGCTGGGGATGACCTGCATCTGTGGATGCAGAGCCTTTAATGCCGGAGAAATATTCCCGGGATTGTCCCTTTAATGCCAGAGAAATATTCCCGGAATTGTCAGGTACATACATGCAACATTCGGTTCTGATGAGAGCACAGGTCCCCCCGGCCGCTGTTAGAATGTCTAGGGCCGTTTGATTTTGCAAGGTAGCTTTCCACCTAGGGTGCATTTCAGCATTCTCACGGGAAACACTTTGGAGACTGTCGTTTAAGGCTCGCTGAGGAAAATTAGCCTCTGGGTGCCGTATGACCATTTCTAAGCCTGTTGAGGGCGTAAAGATTGCAGCCAGATGCAGTCTTTCACTGTCCCTGTGAAAGACTGACCTGGTCCATCTGTTACGCTTAGGTGGGGGATTGGGCTGGATTTTGGATGGTTTTTACCAGGGTCCCTGTGCCCATAGGAGGCCTAGAGTGCAGCGTCTCACCGTGCCCGAGGGCAGCCATGGCCATAAAATGGTGCCACAAAGCCACTGGGTTCCTTCAGGGGCATACCAGTGTAGGCCAGGTCATTGGGACCAGTCAGTGGCAAACAAATCTTTGTTGtgtgccgggtgcagtggctcacgtgtgtaatcccagcactttgggaggccgaggcgggcagatcacttgaggtcaggagttgaagaccagcctggccaatatggtgaaaccctgtctctattaaaacaatataaaaattatccgggtgtggtgtcaggcacctgtaatttcagctactcgggaggctgaggctggagaagcgcttgaacctgggaggcagaggttgcagtgagccgagatcgctccactgcactccaacctgggcgacagagactccgtctcaaaaaaaaccaaaaaacaaaacacaagcgAAAACTCGGATCTCTTTGTTGGAGCGCTCTAATACGTGCAGCGGAATCCATGCCACGATCCGAGTTATGTTAGGCCGATGGTCAATGTGTGGCGGAATCCATCCCAGGATTCGAGTTACTTTAAAGCCAGTGGTCAAAGGAGGGGTTCTGGTGTTTGCAGCATAAGGGGGCTACTTGGTTTCAATGTCCGGTGGAGGCCGTTAGTCAAATAAATCCATTCCAAATTCGAAGCAAGCCGTCTTTATACCGGACATTTTGTGGTATAATAGCCTGGACATCCACCTTCAGACTCGGCAAGGGCATAGTGAAAACCATTGCATCATCCCTTGTTTTGTTTACTGAGAATGGCCTTGTGTGCCCTGGGCCTTCTAAAGTTTTGTTTATGGGCCACTCTGAGACATTTGCCCTGGTTACTCCTGCCATTTGTGACCCAGTCCGAGATTTTAGATTTCCCAGAAAGGTTGGCCGGTAAATCCAGTCCTTCCCCTGGATGGGCGACCCCCGCCAAGGCAACCCTGAGGTGCTGGAAAGGCCACAGACCCTGCAGGAGGCTGGCTGCAGGTTATGTGCATAGTTCTGTGCCCAGTGTAAGGGAAGATGCGAGGTAAGAGCAGGAATGATGAGAGGCATCGCAAGACAGAGCGCTAGAAGAGAAAGTCCTAGTGTTTTCTGAACGGAAACGTCAGGCCTTTTAGGGGCTCTGCTTCCCAGCCATGGTGGGAGACTCCTCTGCTGCAGGGCTCTCGGCCAGCAGGGGTCTTTGCACTCGCATGTGATGGACCCAAGGATTGATGCCTGCCAGCTTCAGCGCTGCGCCCACGGGAAGGAGCACGTGGTAGGGCCCTTCCATTTCTCCCGTCACGGCTTCCTTCCATTTCCTCAGCAGTACTTGATTGCCAGGTAGGAGTGGGTGGCAGGTGTCTGTGGAATTCACCGCATCCCTGTTGGAAGCAAACTTATGCAAAACATTAAGAGTTtgtcctggccgggcatggtggctcacgcctgtaatcccagcactttgggaggccgagatgggcggatcacgaggtcaggagatcgagaccatcctggctaacacggtgaaaccccatctctactaaaaaaatacaaaaaaactagctgggtgaggtggcgggtgcctatagtcccagctactcaggaggctgaggcaggagaatggtgtaaacccgggaggcggagcttgcagtgagctgagatccggccactgcactccagcctgggcgacagagcaagactccgtctcaaaaaaaaaaaaaaaaaaaaaaaaaggagtttctctgaagtCAGCAACATGATTCTTAATAGCCAACTCCCTATCTGGGGGCACTTTGGTGGCCTGAGACAGATTAGCTGCAAAGGGTCTCCTAGAGACAGTTTCACAGGGACTTATTTTAATCCCACTTACAGGGAGCAGTGCTATGCTAAGTACCTGAGTCCTTTTCAATGGAGCCTCTTGACACAACTGGGCAATGAATGTTTTTAGGCTGCAGTTCATTCTCTTAGTTTGTCCGGAAGATTGAGGTCTCCATGCTGAGTGCAGCGTCCGCTTCATTTCCaatgctttgttcatttgttgaGTTATCTCAGAGGTGAGTGAAGGCCCATTATCATGTTGGATTACATCAGGGAGCCCGTATCATGGTATGCTTTCCTTCAGCAAAACTTTACTTCGGTTGCTTGTTCAGAGCGACATGGGCACGCTTCCTCCCAGCCAGAGAAAGTCCCCACTAGAACTAGGAGGTAGTTGCGTCCCCAGGGGCTGGTGGCATCTGTGTAAAGTCTATTTGCTGGTTTCCTAGTGAGTACCTTCctctttcttgttgcccaggctgcctttGGCTATGATTATTAGGCTCATTCCGGGCGCACAGATGATAGTGTTAAATAATACCCTCTAAGTGGGCCTTTAGTCCTTTccctttcaaataattttgtacaAAGGCCAGCGAAGCGTCTCTCTCAAAGTGCAGGCTATCGTGAACGTACTTTAACAGCGGGCGGACGAGACGCACTGCTGCCCAGACTATGCCTGTGCTGTTTCCTCTCTATGCCTCCAACCCTCCTCATTTAGTTTGAATCCCTTATCTTCCGCAGCCTTTTCATCTTCAGAAGCATACCAGGGCTCGAGGGCCATGAAGTCTATTTGGGGAATTAAGGGCGCCTGGATTTCGATGCTATCACTGGCTGAATGCCTGGTGGTGCGGTCTGCGAAAGCACTGCCCCTTGCCACTTCGGAATTACTGCGTTGATGGCCACGGCAATGCATTAGGGCTATTTCCTGTGGGGTCTTTGTCgcttctaacttttttttttttttgagacggagtctccctctgctgcccaggctggagtgtggtggcacgattttggctcactgcaacctccacttcctcagttcaagagattcttttgcctcagcctcccgagtagctgggattacaggcatgcaccaccgcgcctggctaatttttgtatttttagtagagtcgggggtttcaccgtgttggccaggctggtctcgaactcctgacctcaagtgatccacctgcctcggcttctcaaagtgctgggattacaggcgtgagccactgctcctggcccaccTCTAACAATGCTAACACTTGCTGAGCATTTTTAACTTTGGTGTTATCCGCCCTTAGCCATGCTCCTTCCCTCCAGATAACTCTGTGTGCGTGAGCTATCACGAATGTGTACTTGGACTCAGCGTATGTGTTGGCACTCTTAACTTGGGACAGTTGTACGGGCAATTGACTCCACCTTCTGCATCAAGGTTCCTGCCGACGAAGGTCTTGCCTCTGTTACCTCTGAGGAGGTCACCACAGCATACGTGGTGTTTCTCTTCCCGTCGGAGACCAATCTACTCCCGTCTGCAAACAAGGTCCAGTCTGTGAGTGGGAGGGCAACAGCCTTTAGGTCCGGGTGGCCGGAGATCACTTGGTCTACGACCTCTAGACAGTTATGTAGGGTTTCTCAGGCTCCTTGGTGGGAGGGGATAGTGGAACAGGGATTAGAGTCCGGTGGTTTGCAGCTTTACTTTGGGGTCGTCTAAAAGTATGGCTTCATAGCTTTACCCAGTTGGCCTGCTGTCAGCTAATAACCTCCTTTTTGCTCCAGTAACACTAACTTGTGGTGGGGCGCATGTATTGTGACAGGCCGCCCCACGGTCGGCTTCTCAGCTCCCTCGAGTAGCAGGCAAGCAGCAACAACTGCTCGAAGGCAGGCGTCCAGCAAGCCCTTGGCTACCGCGGCAAGCTGCTTTGAAACGTATGCTCTGGGGTGTAACGCTCGCCTCACCTTTGCATTGAGACTGCAAGTGCCAAACCCAGTCTCTCGTGCACATCCAGTTGGAAGGGCTGAGGAGGATTTGGAATCCCTAAGGCGGGGGTGGAGATTCACTCACACTTCTGTTGTTGATCAAATGTTGGTGCCTTTCTTCCCACTCGAAAGGATTGTGGTCGGCCCCTTTCCACAGCTCATAAGGGCTTTCCCGTTAATCCATAGTTAGGAATCCAAATCCGACAAAATCCGGCCATACCTACGAGGCCGCTTAGCCGCTTTCTCCTGGCTGGCTCACCAAATTGTACCCAGGCTGAACTGAGTTTGGGCAGCTAATTCTCACGGCTTGataatgagatgcagatgaactgagAAAGGAGTTTGCTTCTGTAAATAGGACGAGGGAGCAGGCTGGGAAAATAGCACCAGATCAACTCAAAATTACTAAGTTTTCCGGAGCTTATACCTTTGAAgctatgtgtctatgtgtacgtgtgcattccactaaaaCATATGTGATAAATTCCTTCTAATCTATAACTAAAGCCTGAATCCtaaagaccttcctctggagcctcagtaagtGTACCTAATTTAGGGGGGTCCAGGTGCAGGGAGAGATAAGGAGACGAGAACCTTATCtcgtctcctgctaaatcatggaggttgGGGGCATTCCTTTAGACCCCAATACAACTTGTTAAATCCTAAATGGGTCCCGTTAAGATTTCCTTCAttatcttgtcatgcttcaaggcccaggaaaggcctgggcaaaactcttggtgggcttttgttacattctaACCTTTGTAGAAGGGTGCTGGCTCTCTCAcctcttaattttaattttttttttttttttttgagacggagtctcgctctgttgcccaggctggagtgcagtggccggatctcggctcactgcaagctctgcctcccgggtttacgccattctcctgcctcagcctcctgagtagctgggactacaggcgcccgccacctcacccggctagttttttgtattttttagtagagacggggtttcatcgtgttagccaggatggtcttgatctcctgacctcgtgatccgcccatctcggcctcccaaagtgctgggattacaggcttgaggcaccgtgcccggctaattttaattttaatttttttttgagacagagtcttgctctgtcacccatgctggagtgcagtggtgcgatcttggctcactgcaatctctgcctcgctgcctcccgggttcaagcgattctcctgcctcagcctcccaagtagctgggattacaggcacccaccaccacgcccggctaatttttgtatttttagtagagacgggggtttcatcatgttgggcaggctggtcttgaactcctgatctcaggtgatccgcctgcctcagccttccaaagtgctgggatcacaggtgcgaggcaccacgcctggccagctttTAATATTTGACATAATCACTCAGTCAGTGCTGAAAGTTGTTAAGGGGGCCTGCTTGTTCAGCTGTTAGTGAAACCTGGCCTGCCACGACAGCGTGGAGCCACACCTGCCCTAACTCCATCTCCTCTTTCATAGGCCAGGAAACGATGCTGCCCACGGGTGCACACCTGCAGAGGGCCGTGCCCTGGAGGGGACCCTCCAAGTGTCCCAGGAGGGAGGCTGAAGCCTGGTTCCAGGTGGGGTCCGGAGGATGGATATTCACCACCCTGGACACAGGGTGTGCTCAGTGCTCGGCCTGGCTGGGGGGTCCAGCCTGGGGCCGCTCTGCACGCAGCACCCTGGGGCCCTCCCATCTGGGATCCACTTGCTTGAGCCCTCGAGCTTAGAGAGGGGCACCCACCCCCACCAAGCCCTCTTTTGTCAAGTTCCCTGGGGAAACCTGATGGGCAGCAGCGGCTGCCTCTGACCAGCCCCCACCCTGCTCTGCTTTCTGAGTCTGAGGACAGAGGAGGGAGGTGAAAGCATTGAGGGCCCCAGGCAGAGGGTCTGGGTGAGGGTGAGGGATTCTCAGGAACTCGGGGCACAGCAGAGCCTCCTCCGGAGATGTCAGAGGGGAGGATGCTTCTCGTGCTGTGGCCTCTGTGTGAAGGAGCCTCAGCAAGACCCGGGGAAGGGTGACCAGGCAGAGAGACAGAAGGTGCAGTGCTGCAGAGGCAGCAATGAGGAGGTGCATGACCAGGCACAGAGAGGAGGCAGAAGACAGTGAGCCGGGGCGGCGTCAGCATTAAACTTGGAGAGGTGGAGGGCAGAGAGCCGGGACAGGGGCTTCCTCTCGTTCCCTGTGTGGTGAGAGGCCTGCGGAGAAGTGGAATCTTCCCTGAGCTTTGCCCGTGGCTGCTGAGAAGCAGTCCTGACCGAGTCACTCCTCCCCAGGACAGGACATTTGGGAGGTGGGGCTGGATCTAGCCTGCCCGGCTGGATCACTGGGGGCTCACATGGGCATGTCCTTACCTTGGCAAAAGAAACTTCTAAATTCGTTGGGACCTGTCTCAGATATATTTTGGTTTACAATCatcatttaaagttatttccCTGTTGACCATTTTTACAGCCAGTGAATTTCAGGTGTTTCCCTAAGTAAGAATCTTAAGGTTAAATAAATGACTGTTTTTGGCCAATAACTCAGgatttactgtttttattaaacCAACAATATTGGACCAATAAATCTAAATAATAACGTATATTGAcaaatctgaagacatttctaattttattttaccaatgatTTTAAAGCTAGTTTATTGAAGATTTACTGAAGTCATATGAACTTGAAAGTATTTGCACTTATTTACTTAAATTATTAGCACTGTTATTTTTAAGCCAATGTGGTACCTTGTGGTCACAACAAAACACATGCATTTATACATAAACACACctaagcacacatgcacacacaagcacacatgcacacacaccacccactcacatgcacacacacatgcacacactgacacacacacacacatttgcatacactcacgcacacatgcacacactcgcACATggacacacgtgcacacaccacacactcacatgcacacgtTTGCACAGatcacacacaccccacacacttgcacacgcacatgcacacacacaccacacacacacatgcacacacacactcgcacacacacacaaataaagatCCATCGCTTTTGCCTTGGAATTCCAACCAGGAGGTACCAATGCAAACTCACCAGTTTATGAAAGAATGGTTGGATGGGAATAGTGTTTTTTATCTCAACACCAGCAGAAAGGTCCtctaaactagaaagaaaaatatgtttcattAAGCAAAAACCACATCCTCATGTTTTTTTATAGCTACATCCTCATGTTTTCTTATAAACTTCACCAAAAACGCATCTTACCTTCCTACTATTCTCTTAGAAACCCTCATTTCCAGTGAAAAACCTAGGATGACTTAATTTAAAACAACATGACTTTAAGATTTTCAATTACTGGAGAGAATTGTGAGAGTAAATTTACCAAATTAATCTTaccaaagattactaaagtcaTGTGAGTTGAAAGGCCACTGGGCTAGCTTCTATTAGTCTGACAAACACTTACTTTTCTTTAAGTCAACTAATTAGAGCTCTTTCATATGATTGGTAGTGAAATATTATTTCCATGTGACATATGAACACACAGACCCAGACAGAGGCAAATCTTagagatttaaaatgtttcacttgccttttttcaaaatttttttcttccctacttTAGACCACTAATCTCTTGATTATCTATTCCATGTCTAAAAAAAAggttagccgggcgcggtggctcaagcctgtaatcccagcactttgggaggccgagacgggcggatcacgagtgtttggacaaacggaggcaagatggtgcacttccgggttcttcttcaccaccaactcttccggCGCcggcgaaaatgcagccggcgcc encodes:
- the LCN9 gene encoding epididymal-specific lipocalin-9 is translated as MALLLLSLGLSVVAAQEFNPRAVVQRNYNMARVSGVWYSIFMASDDLNRIKENGDLRVFVRNIEHLKNSSLKFDFEFMVQGECVAVVVVCEKTEKSGEYTINYEGENTVAVSETDYRLFITFHLQNFRNGTKTHVLALYETCKKYGLGPQNIVDLTNEDHCYSKR